TGATGTCATAGAAAACGCTGTCAAAAAAGTAAAGATTGAAAGACGTAGGATAACAGAAGGCCTTAATAAGATCGAAGGAGTCCAGGCGTTCAATTCAGAAACGAATTTTGTTCTCTATAGAACCGGAAAGAGCTCCTCGAAAGTTTACAGAGATCTTCTTAAGAGAGGTATAATTGTAAGAGAAATGGGACGCGTATTAAGCTTTCAGAACTGTCTAAGGGTTACTGTTCCCCCCTCGCCAATGAGCGACTATTTCCTATCATCCATGGAAGAGGTTATGCAACAAGATGATAATGAATGAATATGTTGCTTTTGAAGGAGATAGTGGGACATTATACATTAAAGAAGACAGAATCGAAGATCTAAAAAAGATAGGGGCAGCCATATTCGATTGTGACGGCGTTCTTTTGGATGTGAGAGGCTCATATAATAGAGCCATTTCCACTAGTTTCGCCTTTATCTTCCAGAGCTTGACTGGGTCAAGCATACCAGCAGATCTAATCACTGATGAAATCATCTACTGCTTCAGAAGAACCGGCGGCTTCAATAACGACTGGGACACCGTATACGGTATAATTATGTTCTTTCTATGCAATCTACCAAGTACTATCAAAAGCAGTCTTAAAGAATGCCTAAGCAATATTGAACTAAAAAAGGATCCTTATGAAAGATTATCGCTTGCTGCAAGCATGATGAAGGGAAGAGGGAGATTAGATATGTCATTTTTCAAAAAAATGCTGCGCGAGATCAAAGATTTTACAGATCTGTTAGACTATACAGGTGTTCGCGCTGTTGATGCAGCACTGCAAAAAATAACTGATTCATCTGAAGATCTCGACTTCATAACTCTTGTAAAAACCTTCTTGAATCACCCGTCAGGCGTAAGGGAGGGCATAATCTCAAGGGTATTTGAGGAATTCTTCTGTGGAGGTGAATTATTTCGAGAAACCTATGGTGCTGAACCAAAATTCAATAAGGGTCATGGCATGATCAATAATGAAAAGTCCATAATAGAAATGAAGACTTTAAACTGGCTTGAGACCACATTCGGCAAGGAGAATCTCGGTATAGCTTCAGGAAGTAGGCTGAAGCCGGCGAAATATGCTTTGGGAAGCATCCTAGAAAAATTCAATCCAAAAGCAACAATCTTCCTTGATGATATTGAGATGATGGAGGACAAAATTAGGGTTGGAGCTGACTTCAAAGTTGACCTTAAGAAGCCAAACCCTTTTCCATTACTTAAGGCCTCCGAAGCCTTCGGATCCAATGTAATAGTCCTGTATGTTGGAGACTCAATGGAGGATGCGTTGATGGTGAGGAGAGCAAATGAAGTTAGCAACCGTTTCTACTTTGCAGGCGTATACAAGTATTCTGGGGTGGAGAGAGCCGCCCTAAACAGTTTCCTTGAAACGAAATGTGAAATCGTAATGCCGTCCGTTAATGAATTACCAGTTGTGTACCAAATATTGAGTGAGGGAAAATCATGAGAGTCGGCGAAACGTCTAGGAGGACCAAAGAAACCGAGGTCTCCGTGAAGGTCAACTTGGATGGAACGGGCAACGCCAAGGTCAAAACAGGATACGGTTTTCTTGATCATATGCTCTCCATATTTGCAATGCATAGTCTAATTGATCTAGAGGTAATAGCTTCTGGGGACTTAATTCACCATGTGGTTGAAGATGTTGCCATATGCCTAGGTGAGGCCATACTGAAGGCTCTAGGCGCAGCGGAGGGAATAAAGAGATTTGGTCACGCTATTGTGCCTATGGACTGTTCATTAGCAGTTGCAGCCGTAGACTTGGCGAAAAGACCATATTGTAAGATAGAGATGAAAATGAGAGGCAAAAAGATAGAGGATATGCCTTGCGAGAATATACAGCATTTTCTAGAAACGCTTGCCTCCGCGATGCGCGCAAATGTTCACCTCATCGTGCACTATGGCTCTAATGATCACCACAAGGTTGAAGCCTCCTTCAAAGCGCTTGCCTTATCGCTTAGGGAAGCCGCATCCATAGATTCAAGAAGAATTGGAGTGCCAAGTTCTAAGGGGGTACTTTAGAAATCCCAAAAGTTGCAATAATCGACTATGGAATAGGCAATCTTTTCAGTATTTCATGTGCTCTAATTAGGGCAGGTATTGAGCCTAAGATTATTTCAAGCGAAATTATGAGCCTAAATGACGCAGATGCTATTATATTGCCAGGTGTGGGAAACTTTAGGAAGGCCTCTCGTAGCCTAGAGGCGCAACAAACTGTCATAATGGAGGCTATCTCGTCTGGTGTTCCGGTATTTGGGATATGTCTTGGTATGCAACTTTTTTTCGAAGAGAGCGAGGAGAGTGAGGGGAGAGGATTAGGCATTTTCGAAGGGAAGGTTGTGAGGCTGCCTAATTATGTGAAGAGGCCTCATATGGGATGGAATACGCTTCTGATATCTCAGCCGGACGGAATTCTATCCGGGATAGATGAAAATGATTACTTTTATTTCGTTCACAGCTACTATGTGAATCCTAGATCTAGGGAGATTGTAATTGCAGAAACGGAGCATGGTGTTAGATTTGCCTCTGTGATAAGGAGAAAGAACATCATAGGAGTGCAGTTTCATCCGGAAAAATCTGGCAGGCCAGGTAAACGTGTTATTCAGAATTTTGCGCGCATAATAAAAAGATAGAGGGAATGGTGGGGGATAATGGATATTATCCCGGCTGTGGACATTATGGATTCCAGAATTGTCAGGCTTGAGAGAGGAGACATTAAACTCATCAGATTCTATGAAATGTTGGGTGACCCTGTCTCTCTTGCAAAGAGGTGGGAAAGCGAGGGAGCTCGCATTATACATGTTGTAGATCTGGACGCCGCGCTGGGAAGGGGAAATAACCTCAAAATCATCGAGCAGATAATTAACCGAGTGAAGATTCCGATTCAGTTAGGAGGTGGTATACGAACAGAGGCATACGCTGAAATGCTGCTCAGGAAAGGTGTATATAGGATTATTTTGGGCTCACTTGCATTTGAGCAGCCGCACGCTGCAAAAAGTCTTCTTCAAAGATTTGGAGACGAACGTGTAATAGTATCACTGGACTATTCAGGTCAACAGGTTATGGTAAAAGGATGGCAATCATCAACTGGAATTAAATTAACTCATGCTATAAAAATGTTTAAAGAAATCGGTTTTAAGACCTTTTTTATAACATCTATTGATCGTGACGGCACAGTAGCGGGGCCGGATGTAAAAACTCTGAGCAGAATTTGTCGATTCGGCGTGAAAGTAATAGCTGCAGGCGGAGTAAGGAGCTTAGACGATATAATTGCATTAAAGCGTTTAGGCGTGTACGGAGTTGTTATTGGGAGAGCCCTCTATGATGGTCTAATCACTTTAAGTAAAGCCTTAAGTGTCGCAGAGGAATGATAAAATTTTGGGGTCTGCTCATTTATGGGTCTAGCGAAGAGAATAATACCATGCCTAGACGTTGATCATGGTAGAGTTGTCAAGGGAATTAACTTTATGAACCTAAGGGA
This window of the Candidatus Bathyarchaeota archaeon genome carries:
- the hisB gene encoding imidazoleglycerol-phosphate dehydratase HisB; this encodes MRVGETSRRTKETEVSVKVNLDGTGNAKVKTGYGFLDHMLSIFAMHSLIDLEVIASGDLIHHVVEDVAICLGEAILKALGAAEGIKRFGHAIVPMDCSLAVAAVDLAKRPYCKIEMKMRGKKIEDMPCENIQHFLETLASAMRANVHLIVHYGSNDHHKVEASFKALALSLREAASIDSRRIGVPSSKGVL
- the hisH gene encoding imidazole glycerol phosphate synthase subunit HisH, which translates into the protein MDYGIGNLFSISCALIRAGIEPKIISSEIMSLNDADAIILPGVGNFRKASRSLEAQQTVIMEAISSGVPVFGICLGMQLFFEESEESEGRGLGIFEGKVVRLPNYVKRPHMGWNTLLISQPDGILSGIDENDYFYFVHSYYVNPRSREIVIAETEHGVRFASVIRRKNIIGVQFHPEKSGRPGKRVIQNFARIIKR
- the hisA gene encoding 1-(5-phosphoribosyl)-5-[(5-phosphoribosylamino)methylideneamino]imidazole-4-carboxamide isomerase, translating into MDIIPAVDIMDSRIVRLERGDIKLIRFYEMLGDPVSLAKRWESEGARIIHVVDLDAALGRGNNLKIIEQIINRVKIPIQLGGGIRTEAYAEMLLRKGVYRIILGSLAFEQPHAAKSLLQRFGDERVIVSLDYSGQQVMVKGWQSSTGIKLTHAIKMFKEIGFKTFFITSIDRDGTVAGPDVKTLSRICRFGVKVIAAGGVRSLDDIIALKRLGVYGVVIGRALYDGLITLSKALSVAEE